A window of Benincasa hispida cultivar B227 chromosome 9, ASM972705v1, whole genome shotgun sequence genomic DNA:
AGAAGTCGAAATTTTGAAGGGGAACCCAACAAGGAGGCATTGAGATTTGTGAGATATCTTTTTCTACCTTGAAAAGATTTTCCATCTCCCTTTTCCTCTCATTTTATAGATATCGATTTTAAAGATAATCTTTAAGGATaaggatgatttttttttttcaaaatgaaaatattacGTGACAGCATTTGATTGGACCATATTTAGGATGGACCAATCGAAATGACAAGGTATGCCTGGATTTTAAGAATGATAAAATAGCATTGAGAGAAGATTGAGGAGATGAGTTTCCACTTTTTGGCCTCACATCGGGGAACTCCTCGCCAGAGCCGAAGACTGGTTGAATTTCTTAAGCCGACGACcgaatatttgattttacagcAGGTGGTGTGCCATTTTTAATTTCATGGAGTGGAAGAATGCCCATTtagggctctgataccatcaAGAGAAATAGAGATGACAAAAGAAATTTCAAGAGAAAATGACCTTAACCAGTCTCCGATGAACAGAAAATGcttctttaattttcaagaTCTTGGTGGCCTCAACAATCAATACCCCAGTCTTCTCTGTCCGCATGAAACCTTTCTAACGTATTGACCCATCACATCATTGTCACAAGCAATAATTGAAATGAAAAATACTTATTTGCATCTTCGAGAGTACTTATCTTTGTGCATCCTACAAAATTGTTCTATCATAATTTGATATGtggtaaattatttttatttatttttcaaaatattataactattttttgGTCCGAGTGATGGGAGAGGGAAGTATAGAGATAGATGCATTTTGAGATGCACCAAAGTATTATCCTAATCAAACTGCATCGTTGCCactctttattatattttttatttctcactacaatttttctaatttactcATTTATCTGTATGTTTCTATTATATCTTGTACTCTTAGCTTTAATCTATCTCGCTAAGATGTGCTTAGTCCCactaacataaaatttatactaTCAATTTTGAGAGTTAACTAGGTTCAATTCCAACGTCCaacatattgttaaaaaaaataaaatagactTCACTAGCTgtaattatctcttttatttgCCTTGTGCATTTTCTTGtatatcaaatatttctttatttcttaggaaaaaaaaattagagaataaaaaacaattatCAAATAAGTTATGAAAGGGGTTGCAAATGACTAAAAACTTTGTTATCTCTGGATTCCATCGACTTCGGGCTTTGGGGCCCGACACCCAAAAAGAAGAATTTGTAGGTTTGTGATATTTGTTTAAACCCTTTGATCTTATTGATACAGGCAAGATATTTCTTCCAACAATTGATTTCTGGAGTTAGTTATTTTCATTCATTggtaagattaaaaaaataagctAGACCTTATACGGTTTGTTGTTTAAAAATCATAGACCATATTTTTGTTTGACACAATGCTTTGTGAAGGAAATATGTCATAGAGATTTGAAGCTAGACAATATTCTTTTAAATGGATACCCAGCCCCGCGCTTGAAGATCTGTGATTTCGGCTACTCCAAGGTCTCTTTTAATATATGAGAATTTTATTTGATCATTCTAAGTTAACATGTCCTTACCTATGTCGTTGGTATCGTCAATTTGTTTTGCAGTCATGTCAATTGTATTCAAAACCAAATATAACAGTTGATTTTAAGACATACGCAGCGCCAAAAGATCTAGCAAAAGAACAATATGATGGAAAGGTATCTGAGATAATACAACTGCAATTAGATTATTACAAAGTGTACTGCTAAATTCCTTTGGCCTTGTTTTGAGATATAATCATATCTACATTATCTTCTCTTCTCTCATGTGTTTTAGTTGGCAAATGCATGGTCATGTGGGGTTACTCTCTATGTTGTGTTGTTGTATTGTCAATTTGTTGTGTAGTTATACCCATTGCATTCAACACCAGAAACAAACGTTGGTTCTCCAACATACGCAGCACCAGAGGTTCTAGTAGAAGGACGGTATGATGGAAAGGTGGTTTTGCACAATCCAATTACAATTACGTTATCATCGCAAAATCATTTGCTAAAAATTCTTTGATTATGGTTTTGATTCATGCTAAGTCAATCATAATCATATATACATTGTCTTCTCTTTCGTTGTGTGTTTTAGATTGCAGACGTGTGGTCGTGTGGAGTTACTCTCTATATTATGTTGGTTGGTGCATATCCTTTTGAAGACCCGAGCGAACCTAAAAACTTCCAGAAAACTATTACGGTCAATTACTTTCCCTACTATATCCTTATTTTAGTAAAGTTATCACCTTTCTCACTTTTTCTTTGTTCTTCCATAGCGAATAATGGCTGTACAGTACCAAATACCAGACTATGTTCAAATATCTCAAGATTGTCGACATCTACTCTCTTGTATCTTTGTCCGTAATCCCACGAGGGTATTTTTCTATGACAAACTAGTGTGTTTTTTCTCATTTCCTTATTTTGAGttctaaatacaaaattatcTTCACTTTGTTAGTTTTGTTTGATATTCTGAATCGAAACTTCTAAAAGGGTAAAATGGTTGATTAGCCTCCATATAATCTACCAcattgaaatctataaatttaatcacaaaatacaaattatattttCACTTTACtaccacattttttttttgtttttttgaaaaaaaaaaactagttaaaattttagtttgtaaAATGTAGTGAAGTCACAttctttgttttcaatttttaacttcattatGATGTTGGGTTATATCACTTTCTCATCAATGTAATTTATACAATATCGACACAATACAACAGAGAATATCGGTGAAAGAGATCAAGAATCACCCATGGTTCTTAAAGAACTTGCCAAGAGAACTATTAGAATCATCCCAAAGAATATATTACCGGAGGAATCATCTAACCTTCTCTTCTCAAAGTGTGCAAGAAATCATGAAGAACCTGGAAGAGGCAAAAAACCCACCACCATCATCTACAAGAATGATCAGCTTTGGAGGGGGAACTGAAAAGGATGACGAGGAAGAGCACGAAGATGAAGAATTAGAGCAAGATGTagaagaggaagatgaagacgaggaagatgaagatgaagaatcagaggaagatgaagaagaggaagatgaagatgaggaagatgaagatgaagatgaagatgaagttaAGGAAAATGAAGAAGTGAAGCAAGATGAAAGGGAGGAAGATGAAGCAGAAGATGAAGTGAAGGACGATGAGAACAATTGTACTATACAgtaatatttttgtttccattaaatttgacaaagatggaaatttaattagaattataGAAAACTGTCTATCTGtatatagttttcatttttataatcCTAAAATGACATCAATATATAATTACATACAATTCAACTAAATTTTTgcattccatttttttaatataacataATCAAATTACACCATTAttccgatttttttttttttttttcaaatctcaaTTTACCtcattattccaaattttatttctttcttttttgtattttatattgggttttttttttcccttttcataTGTTAATacagtgtgaacttttaaagaaattacaatatttaagtgataattcATCTTTTATTCTTAATGATTTCAAGTAAAGcatccctcttttttttttttttctgacaaTTATTCCTCCTGCTATGGCTTATCAAGGTCTAAAGATGTATTTTTATGGTAAGTGGGATGTTGGAAGCATGTGATGGACACTCTCgaataaataatcaataaaagattatttgagaggaaacaaAACATTTTTAGTTGAAAGACGTTTCAAACTTGGTTCACACTTTTAATCGAACTCTCTTTATGTATTCTTCTCTACACATTTGGTTGCGTTTTCAATACTTTTGTATTGAAAACTTATAACTCACACCTTAGTTAGACACATAAAACACCTTTAAAGTcctatattaatttattagtgTATCTAACTCTCTCCAATACATGACATTACCAACTCTCATCAATTAACTCAcatcttttaattcatttataaCTTATCTAATTAcaacatgtttaattttcagcATCCTCCCTTAAACATGTTTTCTGAAGACTCCAAGCAAAGTTCTCAACTTGTTAAATACATCAATTTTGACTAGCATCATGAAAATATCTGCAATTTGATCTTCAGTCTTCACATATTCAACTTGAACCTCCTTTCTTGAAGTACAGTCTCTGATAAAGTTAAATCTTGTATCAATGTTCTTGCTACGATCATGGAACACCAGATTCTTTGTTAGAGAAATTGTTGACTTATTGTCAACATGGATTACAGTAGCATCATCTTGCAAATTTCCAACTGTCATAAGCAAATTCCTTAACCAAATTGCAAGACAAATACATGAGGCTGTAGCAACATATTTTGCCTCACAAGTAGATAATGCCACAATAGGTTGTTTCTTAGAACTCCAAGTAAATGTAACCAACAAAGAACACATATCCACTTGTACTTTTTTCTCATTACCATCTCCAGCCCAGTCACATTACAATAACATTCAAGCTTGAATTCCTTagatgaagaataaaataatccaTAATCAAGTGTACCTTTGAGGTAACAAAGGATTCTCTTTGCCACTTTCAAATGAGTAATCGTAGAAGATTTCATAAATCGACTCACCAATCCAACCTGAAAAGAATATCTGATCATGTGCAAGTCAAATATCTCAAACTCCCAATGAAGCTTTTAAAATATGAAGGATCAACGACATCTCCTTCTTCATATTTGGACAGTTCTATCCCAATTTCAATCGGAGTTGTGACAGAATTATAATTCATCATCTTGAACTTCTCTAGAATTTCTCTAGTATATCGTTCTTCAAAATCCAAACTGTTTGATTCGGGACACcctttaaaacataaattttaaactaaagaaaattatctgaaaaataaaatctctaACACTTAAACTCTGTAAAAAGCTGATTAATGAAAAGAAAACTGTAAAACATGAgaagacatatgaactcaaatgCGGAAGCATTTTCTAGTCCCTTTGGCATTATCACGGATTCCTCTTATCAGTCGTCCGAGTATCCTTGtgcttacctgaaaaacatgtaaacataaaggatgagtataaataCTTAATACATGACCCATTACCGGGATCAGGCTATGCATTCACATGTAGTGAATGCTTGGGCTAGTGGGACAATCATACTGTAACTGCTTTTGAATGGCTAACTAAGACGATAACCTATCTCGCATTAACTCTATGTCTAGTGGCCAAATAGCACACCATCAAACATGGGAAATGAAACATGAACGTGAACGTCTAGCGGCCCGAAGGCACACTgtcaaaaatgaaaaagtaacatgaacatAAACTTGTCGGTTCAAGCATGTCTAACTGCCCGAGGCATACTGTCAAACAtggaaaagtaacatgaacatGAACTGTTGGTTCACACATGTCTTGCGACCTGAAGGCACACCATCAAACAtggaaaagtaacatgaacatGAACCTATTGATTCGCACATGTCTAATGACTtgaaggcacaccgtcaaacatgaaattaGACTTGTCGGTTccctaaaataaaacatgcgtcGAGACGAGACGGTATATCACCCTTACTAGTCTAATCATGCATtacatatataaattttatgagTAATACCACAACTCAGATCATAAAATAACATACAGATTCAAACATACTCAAACTTTTCATAATATTCATATAACAAAAAAGATAtcacaacttccaaatttggaatccataattaataaatatcttGATAAATCTAAATTAGGGCACCTGGTGTCACAATCGCACCTTCGTAAGGGTCTCAAGGAAATTGTGGAGCACTTGTTCTCGCCCTCAAACAAGTCAGCCAATCCAAATCTGAATAGCCGATGGCACAATGGGCGTTTGTCACAACCTCCAACCCCGTTCTTTAgcaaatgtttttaaaaacggGTTTAGAGGAAAAGGTTTTCGCAAACGATTGAAAGCATGTGTAAACAATGAGCATTAGTCGTAcagctagaaagcaataagcaacaacaacacgATTTTATAGCATACAACTCACTGGTATGAGGATATGATGATTAATCTTACCCCCATATAGCGCATTCTGAAGAAAAACACATCTTccacccttgcatatggaaaTGGGCGAGTGGTCACACATTAAGAAAAATACATAGAAAGTAAACTACCTAACAAAAGGAAATACATAGGATAAAAGCATAGTAAAAAGAAGTGGTTGACTTCCCTGTCAACCGACTCTGCttgaacttaaaaaattattgaGCAGTTGCCTTGAGGTCTTCCATGCGCTCCCAACGAACTTCTCTGTCTTGGAGGCTTTTCCACTTCTCTAGGAACACTTATAAACCTGATCCTGCTCTTCCAACTCTATCACTTCTTCTAGCAAGATTTTCATCGACTTCTTCCTCTGTCATTCTCTTTGTCATGGCAAGAAGATAGGCCAGCACCCTTTGTTTGTCATGACATGGTCGGGATAATAGGGTTTCAGTTTACTTATATGAATGACAAGATGAATCTCCATCCATGATGGTAATTGCACCCGATAAGAGGCTTTCCCAACCCATTCGATGACTTCCACCAATCCTCTATAACAGCTCACGAGGTGATGTTCTCTTTGGCCTCGGCATCGAAACTGTCTTAGGCATAATCTCACTCGAACTTTGTCCCCTAGTAGGAACTCTCTGTGTTTAGGTTGCTTCTTCTCTTTAGAGGTAGGGACTTATGTAAACTGTCTGGCTCGACAACGTGACATTTTTCCAACACACACAGAATGTCTTGAGGGGCCTTCTCATTTGTGGTTTCACCTGACTCGTGGGTAAGGTCCTTCTCTAGTTGGAGTGCAGAGATCATCTTTATCCCATTTGGCTGTTTGATCTCAGCATGCACAACGGTGGGCGTTCACCCAGTGATTACTAAATAATTGACGAGAGGTATCGGTATTACCTTGTGCTCAAGCAAGAATTCCATCCCCAACACTACGTCAAATTCATCCATTTTGACGCTCACGAAATCGGCAGGGCCGCTTCAATCCCCCAACTTTATGACTGTTCTCTTCACTATTTCTGTAATAGGGAAGGCCATAGAGTTCACTGCTTTCATTTTACCTGTGTTTCCTTCCCAACAAAGATTCAACGGTCTGACTTCTATTTTGAACATAAAATTATAAGTGGCTCTTGAGTCGACCGTGGTGCTTTTGGCTACTCTATGGTTGACCCAAGCATCTACATATAGTCGGCCGCGATGCTTTTGGCTATTCTATGGTTGACCCAAGCAACTACATACATCAATCTGCCTTTTtgtgattattttatttctccCATACTCTACTGGAGGGCACCTAAAAAAATTTGGGACCCAACTCGTCGAGTTCCATCTTCCTCTACTTGTATATTCTCATCCTTTACCTGAAAAACTTTGCGTTTCGTGTTTGAGACCAATGAGGCTTGCAAAGCATTAAAGGTTGCTCGTTTTAGACATTTGTTCGCCTTGTGTTTCCTTTTACATATATAACAGGACAGAAGCCAATAAAAATTCTGCCCCTACCACGTATTTCCAGTCGTCTACAAAGGAGGTTTGTCGTCACTATTTCTCATTGAGCTCGAACCGTTGCTTTTTCTCCCTCTATTAGGGGATCTCGAGTGTTGCCTCATCTCTTGACATTCATTAGTTAAGTCAAATAATTATTCAGCCACTGCATATGCGGCTGGAAGATCCTGTATTCTCTGTAGATACAATTTTGTTTATGCCCACAGTTTCAGGTCTTCGACAAAacgaaattttttttctttttcagacATATCTCTTATTTGCAACATCAACTCGTAAAATTGTTTCACATAGTCCCTAATAGTGCCAGTATTTTTTGGATCGTCATCGGGACGATGTCGTGATTAAGTGGGGGAGAGTGTTGCAATCCCACGAGGTCGAAAGTGGATTGCATCCCCAAGTGTGTCATTAAGGATGATGACAGTTTCAGTGGGGGGAAAATGTCACAATCTAACTTTGAGATAGTAGATTGTGAACCCACTTGTGCAGACAGTGTAGTGGCGACACATGAGTGTCGACACATCTGGCAAAGATAGAGAATTGAGAGAACTGGCATGATGCAATTGAGGAGGATGGTGAATCATCCAACAAACAAATATAAGTGAGCAAGCATGACATGTTGAACATTAAGTGAAAGCACAAGCAACCATGTCACCGGTTGTGTCAGTGACAAGCTCCGTGGGGGCCAGTTGGGGCCCCAAGCCGTGACCTTGGAAGGTGGGGTTCCATCGATAGTTTGAATGAGTGACTCTACAGTTAGATGCATATTGATAAGATATGCAAACACATTGAATTTCTTATCAATTGGAGTTTAGACGAGTGCTCTACGTTGGTGAGTAACAATTCGCCACATTTTAAATGCAAGGGTGGAAAAGAGGAAATTGTTCGGAATGCATTATAGGGGGAGGCATGGTGTTTGCTCTCCACCACCTCTGGGCCTTATGGTCTAAGTGAGCTACCCCATGGCACATACGTGTATCATGGCGTGGGCGAGCATTACAACACAAGTGTCTTGGGCATCTTCCATCGAGAATGGGATCTCATGGATAGTGTCAAATGGCACGGGTGTGCCGACATTTTGCCCCTTGAAGGAACTCATTTTATAGAGAACCTTTGAGAGGAAGcgaatcgtccaaattccatttcgattgaacgcatacatttatAGTCAAcaaaacagattatgcatcaaaagataaattacagcatgcttttgaaataagaaacaaggtttggagattatacctttgaagaactcttcttcaagtaaatccctcGAACTAACTCGTTCACAAACGCGTCGAAGAAGCACGAACTCTCCTCGAAGAAGTAACAATGAAACTCGAACCAAAAGATGGAGGACATTACCACTTAGTTACCTTGgaattctcggtgtgagaacccAGAAGCAgtgggctttgactattttgatttggatggtgttttggagttggaggaggaagacgatcgaggaGGTAAACTCTCTATTGCATAGAAAGACAGTCTCAATCGTTTAGTGAAGTaggtctatcgcatagactctcttgaaatcttgtagcATTTCACAACATGAATGCTTATCTACtggaataataaaataatattttttttcttattctaaaAGCCACAATAACTaattaacttcccactaagggtggttagaaagaaaaagggataatgatccaataattaataattataaataaatatgatgaccaacttatcatattatatttataacctatagttaatattgcatcatatacactATATACACTATAGTTCTTTtgctctattttatggcatttaatataaatcatatttatattaaatttaataactataaatcttattcatagaaaatacatttgaatcatattcaaatatttattcctctaattaaactagaacatatcatatacattatgtcaattatatcatatataattgaattaatttaattatatcatatataattaaaatccctcttattaatttgaacatttgaaattaacccaaaaattgattatcaactaaatcctttgagctactaaagggaccttatggacctgtagtttgaagctccaacagtatgtgaataactgattaaactctttaatcatatatccaccatccgttaattgtcgggcactccactaaagaccgacagctgcactctatgcactatagatatatttctgtgtccattggatataaccaatcaatagtacgatgacccttcacaaattgctcgtaagtacagtttggccaaattaccgttttgccctatagttacatctaactccttaagtaccattgatccctctaatgaacaatagatcatagtcccactatggtTAAACCCTCCTctggccaagagaaggtgtggcaccatattgttcaagactcgaaattagctcttaaaggagcaatttatctacttaccccaactttggggaatgagtgaattccatctggTGTAGTTGAGTTcacagctccccaatcagacgaatccccaaaatggtaggcttgttgagtcagaaatttgaccactctcacctatactattctaaggaccgccctcataggtaggagttcacgactcactcaggattaagctCATgtttatctatggtcatcctagtgaaatgaaagtccctattatgaatgacgttatataacgagactaaacattttgtggtctggtcttatacaaactcctttgtatagaatatccccgctcgcatgtctaatatgtgaatcatcaggatcagatcatttgtagaactttacaacatttgtaatacctagaaagcaggccatacttgtagtgtcacaaggataagatacccagccttatctatatacttcAGACCATTTAgcttatcacttaaacatgatccacctgtatgtctccataaaAATGTTtgagttacaacgataaccatggatgttagttcattggtttgttaataatgaaactaaaatatcatatatttcatagatagagtgaataaaatatcaaatattattaatcatagaaatgtttgttcatacaagatttacaaactataggaccctatgagatttagggcatcaatcccaacaatctccaacttgtcctaaagctagtggggtgtataaGATAATCcaattacaagtacacaaaacaataaactagggcacaacaTGCCTAGTACAAGATCTCCCATTTGCACTTTTCCAGCCGTGGTCTTTCTTGTAGACCCA
This region includes:
- the LOC120084812 gene encoding serine/threonine-protein kinase SRK2G-like, with protein sequence MEKYEIIKDLGSGSFGVAKLCRNKQTKELVAIKFIERGPKVDENVEREIMNHRSLRHPNVIRFKEVILTPTHLGMVMEYASGGELFEIICNGGRFSEDEARYFFQQLISGVSYFHSLEICHRDLKLDNILLNGYPAPRLKICDFGYSKSCQLYSKPNITVDFKTYAAPKDLAKEQYDGKLYPLHSTPETNVGSPTYAAPEVLVEGRYDGKIADVWSCGVTLYIMLVGAYPFEDPSEPKNFQKTITRIMAVQYQIPDYVQISQDCRHLLSCIFVRNPTRRISVKEIKNHPWFLKNLPRELLESSQRIYYRRNHLTFSSQSVQEIMKNLEEAKNPPPSSTRMISFGGGTEKDDEEEHEDEELEQDVEEEDEDEEDEDEESEEDEEEEDEDEEDEDEDEDEVKENEEVKQDEREEDEAEDEVKDDENNCTIQ